The genomic DNA CTCCACAAGAGACGCGGTTTTTTCGTTCGATCTCAGGTTCGATCTTTTTCCTGAATCAGACGGCCTGAATTCACCGCCTAAGCTCCTCCATTTCCGCCTATTGGCTTCGCTCCCATCAAAGTAGCCCGGCGGCCTGAGGTCATCCCCGCTGGCTTAACAGCAAGCAAGCGAGCACGGCTCGAAGATCATCCGCACTCGTCGACGCGAAACCGAGCAAGCACGTCTTACGTTGAAGAGTGTTCAACATGGAAGAGCGTGCAACCTGGAAGAGAGACTGCTTCGCATGAGCGATTTCGGCGAAGGAATCGCAGCCTATGGTCAGAAGGTACAGACATAAAAAACGGCTGGTCAATAGACCAACCGTTCGCTTCTGTTGCTGTGAGAGGAGATGACAATTCTCCTCGCTTCAGATCCTGTATTTCAGAACGCTTACTTGTCGCTCTTCTCGTCAGCAGGCTTGGCTTCCGCGGCTTCTTTTGCCTTGGCAGCAGCAGCTTCCGCTTCTTGTTTGGCTTTTGCTTCAGCAGCTTTTTTAGCTTCCGCTTCTTGCTTGGCCTTTGCTTCAGCGGCTTTCTTAGCTTCGGCTTCTTGCTTCGCCTTTGCTTCGGCGGCCTTCTTAGCCTCGGCTTCCTTCTTCGCCTTTACTTCCGCTTCCATCTTTGCTTTTTTGGCTTCGGCTTCTTTTTTAGCCTTCTCTTCAGCAGCCTTCTTCGCCTTCATGGCTTCTTCGTCGCGTTTCGCCTTGGCTTGTTCGCGTCGCTTCTTCTCTTCTTCCTTGCGTTTGTTCTCTTCAGCGATCTGCTTGCTCAGCTCGGCGTTTTTGCTGGTCAGCTGTTCCACTTTCTTGCTGGTATCGGCCAGCTGTTGCTTCACTTTCGCAAGAGCTTGTTCGTTTGCTTTTGTCGCGGCAGCCATCGCGGCTTTAGACTCTTTTAGTGCCTTCTCAGCGGCTTCGGCACGCTTGGTCTCTTTCAGCGAGTCGGCGATCAGTTGTTCCATTCGCGACTTCTGGGTGCCGACCAAAGTTTCGGCTTGCTCCAATGCTTGACTGGTTTCCGCAGCAGCGGTTTTCAGCTCAGCGACCTCTTTCCGAAGCGCGACCAATTCGGTCGTCAACAGGATGTTCAATTCGCTTGGGTTGTCATGAACGATGTTCGAAGAGGACGAACTGCAGCCCGACACAACGGATACGGGTTGCGAACAACCGCATCCGACGCGAGGCGCACAAGGGCCTTTGGCACTGCTCGTTTGAATCGTCATGGTCGCCAGAGCGACGGTGTACATTGCTTTTTTAATCATTCTCAATACTCCGCTTTGCCAACGCTGAATCGTTGTTCTTTGTGTGTAAATGCTCCCACGCAACATCGACTGGGCTGTTCTGCTCGAACCGCTAACGGTCCGACTGGAAGAATGAGAAAACCTATTCCTACGGCTTTCTCCGACGACTGAATTCTTCAGGTGGGAGAGTCGCATCCACTATGATCCGAGGGCAGAATCATTGCAAACCCTTAGGCAGCCTTTATCTTGGAAAGACTGGGGCGTCAAATCGGATGATGCAAGCTTTTCCGGCTGCCCCGATCCTGCCGATATTACAGCCATTTTGAGCCTCAAACCGGTGCTCCCCCAACACCTTCGCCACGTCCAGATTTGGATAGGATCCCGTCCCGCGAGATCGCCCCGCTTGAGCGCACCAATCCCCTCGCTGTGGTCCCAGGGCGCTGCGACTTCTGCCCCCTTAGCTCGCGACAGCCGAATCACCAGAGACCAAGTCGCTTCGGCTACCATCGAGAATCACTGCGGCTGGCGAGCGGTTTTGCTGAACTCTCGATTTTTGGATTCCCACAGCGCGACCAAACGCTTCAAATCCGCGGGCTGCCGATCCGCCAAGTCGTGTTGTTCGCTGCGATCGTCCGCCAGGTTGTACAACTCCCACGCCCCTGCTTTTCCAGCCGCGACAACTTTTAAATCCCCTTGCCGCAAACCGCGATTCCCTTCGTGAGACCACCACAAACACTCGCGGTCCAAAGACTGGTCTTGGCTGAAGAGCGGCAGCAAGCTTTTGCCGGGAGGCGATGGCGTGGCCGAATCTCTACTCGTCGGCGATGGCTCGACCTCAGCCAATTCCAACAACGTCGCGGCGACGTCGATCACATGCCCTGGCGTATGCCGCAGCGTTCCGCGGTCGGCGATACCTCCTTCTGGCCAATGGACGATCAACGGCGTGGCGATCCCGCCTTCATGGACCCAGGTCTTGTGACGGCGGAAAGGGGTATTGGAGACAGTCGACCAACCGGGGCCCAAGCAGAGATAGGAGTCGGCCGAACCGGGATCCGCTTGCGGATCGTGACCGTCGGCCCGGACCATGATCTCGGCGCTTGCACCGTTGTCCGACAGGAACAGGATCAACGTCTCTTCAAAGGCGTCCATCGATCGAATCTGATCCAACACGCGTCCCAGTTCCTGATCGATCCGATCGATCATCGCCGCGTGCACCTCCATCTTGTTCGCCTGAAACGCGCGTTGTTCATCGTTCAACGCCTCCCAGGCCAGCGGCAGGTTAACCTCGCCATCGCCCAACGTTTCCATCGCTTTGGGAAACGGATAGGGAGGTCCCAGTGTCCGCTCGACATCCGACAGCGCGACCGCGGGAAAGCCCAGTTGCTGTTGCTTGGCAAAACGTTCGGCGCGTATCTGTTCCCATCCCGATCGATAGCGATCGCGGTACTTGGCGATGTCCTCGGGCAACGCGTGCAGCGGGAAGTGGGGCGCGGTGAAAGCGAGGTACTGGAAGAACGGCGCGTCGGGATGTTCTTTTGCGTGCTGCTGCAGCGACGCGATCGCATGATCGGCGATCGCCGTCGTTCCATAAAACGATGTCCCCTTGGGAACCGCCGGCAGTTTGACATCGTCTTCGTAATGGACCAGCGGATTAAAAAACCGCCCCTGATCCTTCAGGCAATACGAACGGTCGAACCCACAAGCGATCGGCATCGAATCGATATGCCACTTACCCGAATGATACGATCGATATCCGGCCGGTTGCAGCAACGCGGGCAACAGCGGAGCCCAGGCGGGTCGCGTGCCGCGGCTCCCGCTCGGTACTCCCGGCACCTGATCGCGGCGGATTTGTTGAGCGTAGTAGCCGGTCAACAGCGAACCGCGAGTCGGCCAGCATCTTCCCGTGTTGTAGAACTGAGTGAACCGCAGCCCACCGGCGGCCAAAGCGTCCAGATGCGGCGTCGCGATCTCGCTGCCGTAACAGCCCAGATCGGAATAGCCCAAATCATCAGCCAGCACCAACAAGATGTTAGGCCGGGCGGCGGCAACGATCGGGGCGACCGAGCAGATCAGAAGGCAAAAGGTCCAACGAAAAAGCAGCGACATCACACAACACCTGACAGCAAGCGGAACAAGAGACCGATCCAGAATTAGTGTACCTCAACGTCAGGAGTCGCGCCCCGATGCTGTTCGCCCCGTTCCCGAAGGGACCGAAGATGGTAGCCGGAGGTCGTCGCGCAGCGGCGCACCTCCGGATTCCAACGGCCATAACGGACAACGCTCCCGAAGGGATCGCAGACGTTTGCAATCTGCGACCCCGCCGGGGTCGGCGATCATTCTTGCGATGCGCTCCGGTGGTGTTCGCTACGCTCAAACCACCGGCTACCCTCTGAAACCGCTCCGCGGTCCGCCAGCACTCGACCCCGGATCGCGTTACGACTTCGCCCCGATGCAATAGAGAGCTTGGTCGCTGCGTAAATAGAGCTTGCCGTCCGAAACCGCTGGTGAGGCGTTGAAATCGCTTTCGTCGTCGGCGATCTTGTTCTGTGCAATCGGTTCGAATTCATCGCCTGGATCGAAGACCAGCGTGCCGCTGCGACGCGTGACGACATAGATGTGATCGCCGATCAAAACCGGAGATGCATAGACAGGCCGGCCGCTCTGCAAATTGCCGACGCGTTTGCGATAGATCACCGCGCCATCCTCGGCCGACGTGCAATAGGCGATCCCGCGATCATCGATCCAATAGAACCGGCCATCAT from Rosistilla oblonga includes the following:
- a CDS encoding arylsulfatase, with amino-acid sequence MSLLFRWTFCLLICSVAPIVAAARPNILLVLADDLGYSDLGCYGSEIATPHLDALAAGGLRFTQFYNTGRCWPTRGSLLTGYYAQQIRRDQVPGVPSGSRGTRPAWAPLLPALLQPAGYRSYHSGKWHIDSMPIACGFDRSYCLKDQGRFFNPLVHYEDDVKLPAVPKGTSFYGTTAIADHAIASLQQHAKEHPDAPFFQYLAFTAPHFPLHALPEDIAKYRDRYRSGWEQIRAERFAKQQQLGFPAVALSDVERTLGPPYPFPKAMETLGDGEVNLPLAWEALNDEQRAFQANKMEVHAAMIDRIDQELGRVLDQIRSMDAFEETLILFLSDNGASAEIMVRADGHDPQADPGSADSYLCLGPGWSTVSNTPFRRHKTWVHEGGIATPLIVHWPEGGIADRGTLRHTPGHVIDVAATLLELAEVEPSPTSRDSATPSPPGKSLLPLFSQDQSLDRECLWWSHEGNRGLRQGDLKVVAAGKAGAWELYNLADDRSEQHDLADRQPADLKRLVALWESKNREFSKTARQPQ